TATAGTTATAATTTCTTTTTCGACCTCAAATCAAAATTGTTGAACTAATTCCCAATTGTCCAATAAACATCAAAATAGCCATGGTAACTTTACTTGCAGTATTTAATTTTGCGGTTAATCCGGAAGTTAAACCAGCAGTTCCAAAGGCTGATGATGTTTCAAAAATGTAATGTTCAAAGGTGAAAACATTAACATCTGCACTACCACTATAATTCGTTGAAGATGAAGAAATTATTAACGTAATTAAAAGAACTAAAAGCACGCTTGTCAAGAAAACTGTAAAACTGTTTCTTACACTGCTATCACTAATTCTTCTTTTAAAAGCTCTAACTGACGGACGTCCTAAAATTCTTGAGAATAAAGCAATAATGATAATTGCCATTGTAGTTGTTCGAATTCCACCACCAGTTGAAGAAGGCCCGGCACCAATAAACATCATAATACTTAAAATAATGATTGAGGCTGGTGAAAGATCTTTAATTGGAAAAGTAGCAAAACCTGCACTTCTAGATGAAAAGCTCATGAAAAGTAATGATCAAACTCTTTCTGCTTTAGTACCATAAAAACTATTTTGATTATTTCAAAATAATCCAGAACTTTTGTTTTGTGTTTCAAAAAGAACTAAGATTATAAATCCAATAATTGTTGTCAAAAGATAAGTAGTTGTACTAATTTTAGTAACTAATTGTCATTGATATTTACGTTTGTATCCCTTGATTTTAAATCTAAAATAATTTAAAATATCGTGAATAACTGGATAACCTAATCCACCTATAATTAAGAGGATTAAGAATAAAATTTGTAATTCAATGTTGTGGTAATAACTAAAAAGTGAATTATTACCAACAATATCAAAACCGGCATTATTCAATGCACTAATTGAGTGAAAAAAGCCATATCTAAAACTTAATGCTCAATTTCCTGCTGGTGAAATAAATTTTCCAACAAATTCATTTTCATAAAAATTTTGATGTTGTGCAAAATTCAATGTAGAAGAATTTAAAACTCTTGGTGGAGCAACATAGAAATAAAAAGACAGACCCAATCCCGCAATAATTGCAGTAATTAATAAAACTGTAATTGAATCAACAATTATCGCTCTTGTTTCACGACTATTTGAAGCTCCTCTTTCAGCTGAAACTAATTCTAATTGATTTAAATTAGTTTTTTTTCTAAAGAAAATTCAACGTAAAATGTAAATTTTCAACGCAAAAATTCCAATTCCTCCAATGAAAATTAAAATAGCAATAATAACTTGACCAAACATATTTCAAGTGTCAAAAGTATCTAAGGTAACTAATCCTGTATCACTAAAGGCTGAAATTGAAGTAAAAAGTGAATCTACATAAGAAATTCAACCAGGATTCTTAGTTGTGTGTGTTAGAGGACTGGCTAAAAAAATTGAAGAAATAACAACTGTTAAAAGATAAGTAAGAAAAATTAATTGAATTTTGTTACTTTTTCTTTTAAAATGACTAACTTTATGAATAAATAAAGTTAATTTATTATTTCTTAATCAATGTTTAATTTTTCATCTATACATATTAATTAATTTTAATATTAAAAATATTATTTAGAATTAATTATTATTTATAATTATGAAAGACATGTACAAACTTTAAGGAGTTATCATGAAACGAAAAAAAAGTTCTAAGAAAAGTCAAGACATTTGTGTAATTGGTGCTGGCCGTTTTGGGTCGGCTGTTATTTCTCAACTTGCCAAGTCAAATGCATCCTTATTATTAATTGATAAAAATGAAGATAATTTAAAAAAATTTTCAGATGTAGCAGAAAAAATTGCAATTGCTGATGCAGCTGATATTAAATCATTAAGAGCACTAAAAGTTGATGAAATGGATACTGTAGTTGTGGCTCTTTCAGATAATATTGAAATTGTAGCTTCTTTACTTGAACTAAAAGTTCAAAATGTTATTGCTCGAGCAACTACCAAAAGACACGCTTTGGTATTAGAACAAATCGGAGTAAATGTAATTGTGCAACCTGAATATGAGGCTGGAATTAGAACTGCTCTTTTAGCAACTAATACAAACTTTACGAAGTATTCAAAAAATTTACAAGAAATTGGTGATGATTTTGTTATGGGAACAGTAGTCATGGCCAATAATTCACTTGTTGATAAAGCAATTAAAGATATTAAATTTAATGAATTAGGAATTTCAGTAGTTTTAATTAAAAGAGGAACTGAATTTATTTTACCTAATGGTTTCACAGTTTTAAAAGACCAAGATTTAATTACTATTCTTGGTAAAATCGATGATGTAACTCAAGCTTTTGAAGAATTTAATAAAGAATAGTGGGAAAAAGCCCCACTATTTTTTTGTTTTTTTCATTTAGTCAAAAATTAAATTTTAAAAAGTAAAAAATTGAAAAAAGCCCTTTATTTTCATGTTTTTTTTACTTTATGATTTTTTATTATTTTTTTGTCTTTTTAATCTTTCTTTTTTTATATAAAAAAAATAAAAAATTTATTTAATTCAAACTCAAAAATATGTAAAATAGTGGTGAATAGTGGAGGAAAGTGGAGATATGTACGGAAAATATCCTCGAACCATTGATTCAAAAAACAGAGTCATGTTGCCTTCAAAATTACGTGATAATTTAGGTTCAAAATTTTACATGACAATTGGTATGGAAAATATGGTCGAATTAAGAAGTCAAAGTGAATTTGACAATTTTGCATCCAAATTAAATCAACAAAGCAATTTTGATCCAAAAGCCAGAATGCTAAAAAGATTATGACTTGGTAATACACAAGAAATTGAAACAGATTCACAAGGACGTTTCGTTATTCCTAAACAATTTCTAGATAAAGCCGCTATTCAAAAAGATGTAATTTTCGTCGGCATGGGCAATTTAGTTGAACTTTGAAGTTTAGAAAAATTAACGGCTTATGACGAAGAAATAAGTGTTGAAGAAATGAACGCTGCTGCTATGCATTTAACTGATAAGGACTTTTAATGAAAAATGAACATTATTCAGTGTTACTAAATGAAAGTCTTGAAGCATTAAATCTTAAAGTCGATGGGACTTATGTAGATTTAACATTGGGCATGGGTGGTCATTCAAGTCATATTCTTAAACAAATTCCAAAAGGAAGATTAATCAGTTTTGACAAAGATCCTTTTGCGATAGAAGAAAGTCGCAAGCGTCTAAGTCAAATTGGTAATAATTTTCATTTGGTACATGCAGATTTCGCAAATATTGCTGCTGAACTAGAAAAAATGGGAATTACTTCAGTTGACGGAATTGTTGCAGACTTAGGAATTTCTTCACCACAAATTGATAATCCCGAAAGAGGTTTTTCTTACAATAAAGAAGCACGTCTTGATATGCGGATGGATACTACTCAAGACTTAGATGCCTATTACATCGTGAATAATTATAGTGAAACAGAATTAAGTCAAATTTTTTACAATAACGCCGAAGTAAAATTTGCAAAACAAGTTGCGAAAGCCATTGTAAATAATCGACCAATTGTAACTACAATTCAACTTGCTAACATAGTTAGAAATTCACTTCCGGCAAAAATAGTTAATTTGAAAAATCCAAATAAAGCTATTTTTCAGGCTATAAGAATTGAAGTAAATAAAGAATTAGATTCTCTAAAAAAAATGTTGACAGATGCAGTGCAACTGTTAAAAGTTGGAGCATCTTTAGCAGTTATTTCATTTCATTCTTTGGAAGACGGAATTGTAAAAAAATTCTTTGGAGAATTAACCAAAGATAAACTTCCTTCAAAAATGCCAATTAATGAAGAAAAATTTTATAGTGTAAAAGTTGTAAAAGTTTCCAAAAGTGAACTTGAAGCTAACAATCGTTCACGTAGTGCAAAATTAAGAATTTTGACCAAAATTAAATAAATATAAGGCAAAGGAGGAAAAATGAATAAATTCTATGTTAATTATTTTCTAAATGAAAATGCAATCAAAATTAACATATTGCAAGAAACAAATAAAAAATCTGCAATTATTTATAAAAAAATTTTTTCTCCTTTACTTTTTGATCAAACGCTTGAAGATGTTGTTTTAAACACAAAAAAAATTTTAAAAAATTTGCGTTTAAATAAACACGATCAACTTTTCTATACTTTAATTGTTGATGAAAACTTCGACAAATATTTACAGCTTAAACATAATCAAGCAGAAATTTTAGTCAAGAGTAACTTGGTTAGTAAGCAACATTTGAATGAATTAAATCAGCAACTAAAAAAAGCAAGAAAAAATGAGCAATTAGTGATTTTGAATCAAGAAAAAATTCAATATCTCATTGAAAATGAACTAAATGAAATAAAAACCTATAATACTTTTCCAATAAATAAAGTTGCAAAAAAAGTGATTTTAGAACAAACTTTATTAACAACCCAAAATGAAAGTGAATTGAATTATTTAGTTAATTTTTTTCAAAAGAATAAAATTGTTTTTAATCAAATTCTAACTAACAGTCAGTGTCTTGTGCATGCACAGCCTGATGTTAAGAAGCATTTTAAAACTTTAATTAATTTTGACTGAAATAAACTAAATTTAAGTTTACTTGTCAATAATAAAGTTGTTTCTTTTAAAAAATATAATTGTGACTTTAAAGACTTAATTAAAGGCGAATTAAAAAAAATTATCAATTTAAGTGATAGTACTTTAGACTTATTATTAAATGGTGTTATTAAAAACTATCCAAATTACAAACTTAATCAGAATACACTTACCAATCACCAAAAATTAACATTTAATTTTGTTGAGAGTATGCTTGAAAAAATTGTTGAAATAATTTATAACTTTTGAAAAGATAATAATCAATTAGGAAATATCATTTTAATTAATGAAACTTTGGGTGGTGCCTTAGAATCTAAATTAAATGAATATGATACTGATGTGGTTACTACTTTGAAAGATTTAGAAATTAGTTCAGAAATTTTTGGCGTAATAAACTTAATTAATGGTCAATATGTTCAAAGTGATGATCAAAACAAAACTGTTAATAATATCACTTTACCAAACACCAAAAACATCTTTGACAAACTTTTTGGTTGATTAAACATTAGCAATTTAAAACTAAATAAATAACATAAAGGGAGTTTTTGCATATGGAACATGATTACAAAAATGTTAAAGTTAAAGTAATTGGAATTGGCGGTGCCGGCAATAATGCCATTAACCTTTTACTTGAAGAAGACTTACCTAATGTTGAATTATGAATTGCTAATACTGATTATCAAGATTTGGAAAAAAGTAAATGTACGAATAAACTTTATTTAAAGGGTGATTCAGAAGGCTATGGTGCTGGTGGAGATCCAAAAATTGGAAAAAAAGCAGCTGAAGATAGCATTCGTGAAATCGATGATGTACTACAAGATACTGATTTATTGATAATTACTGCGGGACTTGGCGGTGGTACAGGTACTGGCGCTGCTCCAGTAATTGCTAAAGCAGCAAAAGATAAAGGAATTGTGACCTTAGCAATTGTATCTACTCCTTTCACTATTTTTGAAGGAAGTAGAAGAAAAAAAATTGCTCTTGAAGGTTTAGAAGAATTAAAAAACTCAACTGATTCATACATTGTTTTATCTAATGATAAATTGATGCAAAGTAATTTAGAAGGTAATTCTGAAGATGCTTTCAAATTTGCCAATATTACTTTAAAAAACTCTATTAAAGCAATTTGAGAAGTAATTTTTGAAAAATTTACAATCAATATTGATTTTAATGATTTAAGAAAAGTTTTAAAAAATGGTTCACAAACTTTCATCTCAATAGGGAAGGGTTTTGGCAACGACGCTTGAAAAAAAGCAGTTGAACAGGCCCTACTCAATCAACTCAATGAATTTGAATTATCTGATCCTAAAAAAATTATTATCATCTTCAAGATGAAACAATCTTCATTTAAAGAAATAGAAGAAGCAAAAAAACTACTTGATCAATATTTAAATGTTAAAGACGATGATGTTGAAATTCTTCTAGGTATTAAATACTTAGAAAATGTTGACGAACGTGACAAAAGTTTCAGTCTAACTGTGATTGCTTCAGGTTTGAATAGCAGCAGTGAAAAATCACCTGTCTATTCATCATCTTATCAGAGAAATTTTGATGAACCGTTCAATCCTTATGATTTAAATAAGGTTGATACTCAACAACTAACAAACAGTTTTGAAATTAATTCTACTGAAGAAAATTCAGAAGAAAATAAATTTTTAATTACTGATAATTACAAAATGGCTGATGAAGAAGATGAAAAAGATTCAACCAAAGGTGAAGTAAAGAAAAAACGCTTTCCATCATTTTGAAAAAAATAATCTAATTTTCAATTAAGAGTGTTAGTAAACACTCTTTTTTGTTACAATTTTTAAATTATTTAAGGAGTAAAAAATGCATAGATTTTTTGTTCAAGAACGTGATGGAAACTATTTTAATTTAGATGAAAGTGTGAAAAAACACATTAAAGTTGCAAGATTAGATAAGGAAATTTTTTTATGTAACTATCAAAATAATTTTTATGAGTGTGTTTTAGAAAATCAAAAAGCTAAAATTTTGAAAGAAAGATTTGATATTAATAACGAATTTAAAAAAGAAGTAATTTTGGCTGCTCCAATTATTAAAATGAATCGTTTTGAATGATTAATTGAAAAGGCAACAGAACTAGGAGTGACTAAAATAATTCCTCTTATTACTAAATTTACCGATGGTTCTTTAGTTAAATATGATTTAGCCAGAAAATACGAAAGACACTGTGAAATAGTCAAAAATGCTGCGGAGCAATCATTTCGAAATATTATTCCTCAATTTTTAAAACCAACAAAATTAGAAAATCTTATCAATGAACATCAGAATAAAAATATTTTTCTTGCTTATGAAAATGCTAATAGTTCAGTAGTTAAAGAATTGCCAACTAATTCCTTAATTATTGTTGGTCCTGAAGGAGGATTTAGTCAAGAAGAAATTAGTTATGCACAAGAAAATAATGTAAAAATAATTAGTTTAGGTAAAACAATTTTACGAGCAGAAACTGCTTGTCTTTATGTTCTAAGTAACATCAAAGAATAGTAGTGAAGTTATAGTATATAATTAAAATATCATTTATAAAACATAAAGGAGAAATATGAAAAAAATTAGTTTAAAAGATGATTTCTATCAGGCAATTAATCAAGAATGACTTGACAAAGCTAAAATTCCTGCTGATAGACCTTCAACTGGGGCTTTTTATGAAATTCATAAGAAAAGTGAAAGAAGATTAAAACTTATTGCTAATAGTTTGCTTAAGGAATATAAAAGTAAAAAACTAGAAAATAATGTACTTACAAATTTCGCTAAGTTATATGAAATGACAAGTAATTTTGAAAAAAGAGAACAATTAGGTATTAAACCACTTAAAGAACTTGTTAAAGAAATTGAAAAAATTCAATCACTTGAAGATTATGCAATGGCAATTGAAAAACATATTTTATATGGTTTACCAACCTTTTTAAATTTCTTTGTTTATCAAGACTTTAAAAATTCAGAAATACAAACATTGTACCTATCAAGTCCTAAAACCTTATTACCTGAAACTTCTTATTATGATGAAAAAAATCCTGCTAAAGTTAGTCTTCTAAATGCTTATCGTAAAATGCAACGTAAATTACTTAAAAAATATGGTTACAATTCTAAAAAAATTGAAACCTTATTAACTAAGGCAATTAACTTTGATGAAAGATTAGCAAAATACTATCCATCAGGACAAGAATTAGCTGATTATGACAAAATGTATAATCCAATGCACGTTGATGAAGTAAATGCCAAAATTAAGTATTTTGATGTTAAAACATTGTTAGAAAAATTAGTTAATCAATCAGTTGATATTGTTTCACCAACATATCCACGTTTTTTAGATAATATTAATGAAGTTTTAAACTCTGAAAATTTTGAAGAATTTAAAGCATGACTTTTACTAAGCACTATTTCAAGCTTTTCACCATACTTAGATAACGATAGTAGAGTTAGCTCATCAATTTATGGAAGAACTTTATCTGGTGTTAAAAAAGCTTCTAAAAAAGAAAAAGCGGCCTTAAATATAGCTATCTCAGCTTTCAATATGCCTGTTGGACTTTACTACGCAAACAAGTATTTTAGTGAAAGCGCTAAAAAAGATGTTGAAAACAAAATTGCAAAAATGATTAATGTTTATGCAAGACGTTTAGAGGCAAATACCTGATTAACAAAAGCAACAAAAGAAAAAGCTTTAATTAAATTAAGAGGATTGGGTGTACATGTTGGTTATCCAACTGAAATTAGACCATATTATCAAGCTATTGAAATTAAATCTTATAAAGAAGGTGGAAACCTTGTTAAAAACATTTTAGAAGTTAATTACCAAGAGCAAAAATATATGTTTTCTAACTATAAACAACCTATAAACAAAAACTACTGAAGTATGTCACCAGCAGTAGTTAATGCTTATTATTCTCCAACAATGAATCACATTGTTTTCCCAGCTGCTATTTTAGATGCTCCTTTCTATTCAGAAAAACAAACTTCATCACAAAATTACGGTGGAATTGGAGCAGTTATTGCTCACGAAATTAGTCATGCTTTTGATAATCACGGTGCCTTATTTGATGAAAAAGGTAACAAAAATATGTGATGAACTGAGCAAGATTTTGCTAAATTCCAAGAATTAGGGCAAAAAATGATTGATTTATTTGAAGGTGTTGAAACAGGTGTTGGTTTATGTAACGGAAAATTAACCTTGTCAGAAAATATTGCCGATGGTGGTGGAATTTCATGTGCTCTAGAAGCTTCAAAAAGTGAGTCAAATCATTCATC
This Mycoplasmopsis columbina DNA region includes the following protein-coding sequences:
- a CDS encoding potassium transporter TrkG, with protein sequence MYRWKIKHWLRNNKLTLFIHKVSHFKRKSNKIQLIFLTYLLTVVISSIFLASPLTHTTKNPGWISYVDSLFTSISAFSDTGLVTLDTFDTWNMFGQVIIAILIFIGGIGIFALKIYILRWIFFRKKTNLNQLELVSAERGASNSRETRAIIVDSITVLLITAIIAGLGLSFYFYVAPPRVLNSSTLNFAQHQNFYENEFVGKFISPAGNWALSFRYGFFHSISALNNAGFDIVGNNSLFSYYHNIELQILFLILLIIGGLGYPVIHDILNYFRFKIKGYKRKYQWQLVTKISTTTYLLTTIIGFIILVLFETQNKSSGLFWNNQNSFYGTKAERVWSLLFMSFSSRSAGFATFPIKDLSPASIIILSIMMFIGAGPSSTGGGIRTTTMAIIIIALFSRILGRPSVRAFKRRISDSSVRNSFTVFLTSVLLVLLITLIISSSSTNYSGSADVNVFTFEHYIFETSSAFGTAGLTSGLTAKLNTASKVTMAILMFIGQLGISSTILIWGRKRNYNYSYEYITQDVVTG
- a CDS encoding M13 family metallopeptidase; this encodes MKKISLKDDFYQAINQEWLDKAKIPADRPSTGAFYEIHKKSERRLKLIANSLLKEYKSKKLENNVLTNFAKLYEMTSNFEKREQLGIKPLKELVKEIEKIQSLEDYAMAIEKHILYGLPTFLNFFVYQDFKNSEIQTLYLSSPKTLLPETSYYDEKNPAKVSLLNAYRKMQRKLLKKYGYNSKKIETLLTKAINFDERLAKYYPSGQELADYDKMYNPMHVDEVNAKIKYFDVKTLLEKLVNQSVDIVSPTYPRFLDNINEVLNSENFEEFKAWLLLSTISSFSPYLDNDSRVSSSIYGRTLSGVKKASKKEKAALNIAISAFNMPVGLYYANKYFSESAKKDVENKIAKMINVYARRLEANTWLTKATKEKALIKLRGLGVHVGYPTEIRPYYQAIEIKSYKEGGNLVKNILEVNYQEQKYMFSNYKQPINKNYWSMSPAVVNAYYSPTMNHIVFPAAILDAPFYSEKQTSSQNYGGIGAVIAHEISHAFDNHGALFDEKGNKNMWWTEQDFAKFQELGQKMIDLFEGVETGVGLCNGKLTLSENIADGGGISCALEASKSESNHSSKEFFTNWAIVWRNKASESYRKILLSTDPHAPAKLRANQQVKNLDDFYETFDIKEGDGMFLPKEKRVNIW
- a CDS encoding cell division protein FtsZ — protein: MEHDYKNVKVKVIGIGGAGNNAINLLLEEDLPNVELWIANTDYQDLEKSKCTNKLYLKGDSEGYGAGGDPKIGKKAAEDSIREIDDVLQDTDLLIITAGLGGGTGTGAAPVIAKAAKDKGIVTLAIVSTPFTIFEGSRRKKIALEGLEELKNSTDSYIVLSNDKLMQSNLEGNSEDAFKFANITLKNSIKAIWEVIFEKFTINIDFNDLRKVLKNGSQTFISIGKGFGNDAWKKAVEQALLNQLNEFELSDPKKIIIIFKMKQSSFKEIEEAKKLLDQYLNVKDDDVEILLGIKYLENVDERDKSFSLTVIASGLNSSSEKSPVYSSSYQRNFDEPFNPYDLNKVDTQQLTNSFEINSTEENSEENKFLITDNYKMADEEDEKDSTKGEVKKKRFPSFWKK
- a CDS encoding potassium channel family protein, with translation MKRKKSSKKSQDICVIGAGRFGSAVISQLAKSNASLLLIDKNEDNLKKFSDVAEKIAIADAADIKSLRALKVDEMDTVVVALSDNIEIVASLLELKVQNVIARATTKRHALVLEQIGVNVIVQPEYEAGIRTALLATNTNFTKYSKNLQEIGDDFVMGTVVMANNSLVDKAIKDIKFNELGISVVLIKRGTEFILPNGFTVLKDQDLITILGKIDDVTQAFEEFNKE
- the mraZ gene encoding division/cell wall cluster transcriptional repressor MraZ, producing MYGKYPRTIDSKNRVMLPSKLRDNLGSKFYMTIGMENMVELRSQSEFDNFASKLNQQSNFDPKARMLKRLWLGNTQEIETDSQGRFVIPKQFLDKAAIQKDVIFVGMGNLVELWSLEKLTAYDEEISVEEMNAAAMHLTDKDF
- the rsmH gene encoding 16S rRNA (cytosine(1402)-N(4))-methyltransferase RsmH; this translates as MKNEHYSVLLNESLEALNLKVDGTYVDLTLGMGGHSSHILKQIPKGRLISFDKDPFAIEESRKRLSQIGNNFHLVHADFANIAAELEKMGITSVDGIVADLGISSPQIDNPERGFSYNKEARLDMRMDTTQDLDAYYIVNNYSETELSQIFYNNAEVKFAKQVAKAIVNNRPIVTTIQLANIVRNSLPAKIVNLKNPNKAIFQAIRIEVNKELDSLKKMLTDAVQLLKVGASLAVISFHSLEDGIVKKFFGELTKDKLPSKMPINEEKFYSVKVVKVSKSELEANNRSRSAKLRILTKIK
- a CDS encoding MAG3720 family protein, with the protein product MNKFYVNYFLNENAIKINILQETNKKSAIIYKKIFSPLLFDQTLEDVVLNTKKILKNLRLNKHDQLFYTLIVDENFDKYLQLKHNQAEILVKSNLVSKQHLNELNQQLKKARKNEQLVILNQEKIQYLIENELNEIKTYNTFPINKVAKKVILEQTLLTTQNESELNYLVNFFQKNKIVFNQILTNSQCLVHAQPDVKKHFKTLINFDWNKLNLSLLVNNKVVSFKKYNCDFKDLIKGELKKIINLSDSTLDLLLNGVIKNYPNYKLNQNTLTNHQKLTFNFVESMLEKIVEIIYNFWKDNNQLGNIILINETLGGALESKLNEYDTDVVTTLKDLEISSEIFGVINLINGQYVQSDDQNKTVNNITLPNTKNIFDKLFGWLNISNLKLNK
- a CDS encoding 16S rRNA (uracil(1498)-N(3))-methyltransferase, whose amino-acid sequence is MHRFFVQERDGNYFNLDESVKKHIKVARLDKEIFLCNYQNNFYECVLENQKAKILKERFDINNEFKKEVILAAPIIKMNRFEWLIEKATELGVTKIIPLITKFTDGSLVKYDLARKYERHCEIVKNAAEQSFRNIIPQFLKPTKLENLINEHQNKNIFLAYENANSSVVKELPTNSLIIVGPEGGFSQEEISYAQENNVKIISLGKTILRAETACLYVLSNIKE